Proteins encoded by one window of Cyanobium sp. NS01:
- the rpsO gene encoding 30S ribosomal protein S15, which produces MPLTTAQKQDLINGHQTHGTDTGSVEVQVAMLSERISQLTGHLQQNKHDFSSRQGLLKMIGRRKRLLGYLKGISQQRYADLIAKLGIRG; this is translated from the coding sequence ATGCCGCTCACCACCGCCCAGAAGCAGGACCTGATCAACGGTCACCAGACCCATGGCACCGACACCGGTTCCGTGGAGGTTCAGGTGGCGATGCTGAGTGAGCGGATCAGCCAGCTCACCGGCCATCTGCAGCAGAACAAGCACGACTTCTCCTCCCGCCAGGGGCTGCTCAAGATGATCGGCCGCCGCAAGCGGCTGCTGGGCTACCTCAAGGGCATCAGCCAGCAGCGCTACGCCGATCTGATCGCCAAGCTCGGCATCCGCGGCTGA
- a CDS encoding PAM68 family protein, whose product MAGKGLGDDAAARASRKGSSSGRSKPSAVPSKKAAAVPSKKAPARAIPDVVANRMARRVAIATGIPTVMGMGVFVGSYLLVSRQIADISPGLTLAASGGCFLLGLVGLSYGVLSASWEDQPGSLLGQEQLGLNIGRLRQSLRSLRSGS is encoded by the coding sequence ATGGCCGGTAAGGGGTTGGGAGATGACGCGGCCGCCCGCGCGAGCCGCAAGGGGTCATCCTCCGGCCGCTCCAAGCCGTCGGCTGTTCCGAGCAAGAAAGCCGCCGCGGTGCCGAGCAAGAAGGCCCCGGCCCGGGCCATTCCCGATGTGGTGGCCAATCGCATGGCACGCCGGGTGGCCATCGCCACCGGCATCCCCACCGTGATGGGCATGGGGGTGTTCGTGGGCAGCTACCTGCTGGTGAGCCGCCAGATCGCTGACATCTCCCCCGGCCTCACCCTGGCCGCCTCCGGCGGCTGCTTCCTGCTGGGGCTGGTGGGCCTGAGCTACGGCGTGCTCTCCGCCAGCTGGGAAGACCAGCCCGGCAGCCTGCTGGGCCAGGAGCAGCTGGGTCTGAACATCGGCCGTCTGCGCCAGTCGCTGCGCAGCCTGCGCAGCGGCAGCTAG